GGCACGCTGACCGGGCTGTTTGCCAAGGCGATCATGCCGGGGCGCGATCCTGGCGGGCCGATTGCTACCTTGGCGATGGGGATTGGCGGATCGGTGATCGGCTGCGGGATGCTATCGCTGTTTTTTGAAGGGACGAAGGTCTCGCCGTTGAGCCCACTAGGCTTTGCCGTGGCCACCGGCGGCGCGTTCATGATTTTGTTCTTCTACCGACTGCTTTCAGGGCACGTGATCGACGAAAGTCATCCATCGACCGCCCCGCGTCGGATGCGTCTGTATTCGCATCGTCGCCGGTCGGATCGTTCGGCTGCCGATCGCTACTAAGAGCGTCCGCAGGACGGTGGGCCCGGCTTACCGGAATGGCGCATAAAAAAAGCCGACCCAGGGGGGGCCGGCTTTTTCGAGAGAGAGATTGACTTGGTGGTCGAAGGGTTGTGCGCTGAACCGATTCGACTTGTTTTCAAGCGATCACTAGATCGCGGACGAACCGGTTTCGGCAGTACGAATGCGAACGGCGTCAGTGAGTTCGGAGATGAAGATCTTGCCATCACCGATCTGACCGGACTGGGCCTTCTGGATGATGGTATCGACGATTTCCTGACACTGCTCGTCCGTGCAGACGATTTCAATTTTGATTTTAGGAACGAAATCGATCGAGTATTCCGCACCGCGATAGGTTTCCGTCTGTCCCTTCTGACGTCCAAATCCCTGGACTTCCGTTGCGGTCATACCACCAAACCCCTTGGTAACCAGGGCTTCTTTGATTTCGTCCAACTTGTGGTGGCGGACGACGGCTTCAATCTTCTTCATTAATGCATACTCCAACAAACTGACGTGACGTTATAAGGACAGGTCGCAACGGGATGCTCTTTCAAAGTGGAGCCATGCACTAAACAAGGCGGAGAGCGAGTGCATGATGAGCGGGTGACCTAGTTGTCCATTGCTCCCGCTTGTTTGCAACCGTTATGCCAATTGAACTGTCGGTGCGTGGCATCATTTCCTAAATATCAATGACGCAGTGGTTTAAGTCAACGAAACTTTTCCCAAGTTGCTTTTGTCCAGTGAACTTCTGCGTGACAAATCAGCAGCGTAGGAGAAACCTGCCTAAGATGGTGACAGGAAAAAGTTCTGCAGAATATCCATAAGCGCATAAAAATAGCCGAGGTTAAGGAGGCAAAACCTCCTCAACCTCGACTACCGTTCGCGGCAGCC
Above is a window of Blastopirellula marina DNA encoding:
- a CDS encoding GlsB/YeaQ/YmgE family stress response membrane protein, with the translated sequence MGDEALQVSEHFEAWANLFLTWVGFGTLTGLFAKAIMPGRDPGGPIATLAMGIGGSVIGCGMLSLFFEGTKVSPLSPLGFAVATGGAFMILFFYRLLSGHVIDESHPSTAPRRMRLYSHRRRSDRSAADRY
- a CDS encoding P-II family nitrogen regulator, with protein sequence MKKIEAVVRHHKLDEIKEALVTKGFGGMTATEVQGFGRQKGQTETYRGAEYSIDFVPKIKIEIVCTDEQCQEIVDTIIQKAQSGQIGDGKIFISELTDAVRIRTAETGSSAI